CCGGTCGGCCGACATCGGGTTTTCCGGCACTTCGGCCTTCTCGCCCGGACGCTGGGTCAGCGCCAGGAAGATATCGTCGGCATCGGCAGGCTTGGAGAGATAGTCCAGCGCGCCGAGCTTCACCGCCGTCACAGCGGTCGCGATGTTGCCGTAGCCGGTGAGAACCACGATCCGCGTATCGCTCCGCTTCTCGCGAATGGCCTCGATGACATCGAGACCGTTGCCGTCTCCGAGCCTCAGGTCGATCACCGCATATTTCGGCGGCGTGGCCTTCGACTTGGCAATCCCTTCCGCAACGGAAGCGGCCATGTCGACGGCGAAGCCGCGGGTTTCCATGGCGCGCGCCAGACGACGGAGGAAGGGGGCATCATCATCGACGATCAGCAGGCTCGGATCGGGGCCGATGCTTTCATCGATATTGGTTGCGATGTCGCTCTTCGAGCCGGATGAAGCGAATTCTGTCATGGTCTGCCATCCCTGCGGGGCATTCTGTTCATATTCTCGTCCGGTTATGGCCACTTATGACGGGCGGGTAAAGTCATTTCAGCGCCCTGCGTCCATCAGGCCGCGTGGCCATGCGATCCGCACGCGCGCGCCTGGTCGGTCCGGACCGCCGTTTTCAAACCGGAGCGTCGCGCCGGATCGTTCCAGCAGCGTCTTGGCGATGAACAGGCCGAGGCCCAGTCCGCCCGCCTTGTCGTCCCGTTGCCGGCTCGTGACATAGGGCTCACCGATGCGTTGCAGAACGTCGGCGGAATAGCCTTCACCGTCGTCCTCGATGGTGATGACCACCTTCGAGGCGTCGTGTTCCACGGTAACCGTCACCTTGTCGCGGGCGAAATCGATGGCGTTTTCGACGAGGTTGCCGAGACCGTAGAGAATACCGGCATTGCGCACCCCGATCGGTTCCTTCGACCGGTCCGATTTCTCCACCAGCTCAAGCTTGACGCCAAACTCCCGGTTCGGTGCCAGCACCTCTTCGATCATCGAGGAAAGCGGCAGGCGCCGCATGTGTTCCTCGTTTTCCGAAGGCAGGCTCGTCAGCCGGCGCAGGATGTCGCGGCAGCGCTCGCTCTGGCTGCGCAGCAGCTGAACGTCCTCCCCGAAGCGCTCGTCATTCCCCAGTTCGCGCTCCATCTCCTTGGCGACGACGCTGATCGTGGCAAGCGGAGTGCCGAGCTCATGGGCAGCGGCGGCGGCAAGGCCATCGAGCTGCGAGAGATGCTTTTCCCGCTGCAGGATCAGCTCGGTCGCCGAAAGCGCGTCGGCAAGCAGGGCCGCCTCTTGCGAGACACGATAGGCGTAGAAAGCCGCAAACGTCATCATCGAGGTGATGGAGAACCAGATGCCGAGCTGCATGACGGGATGGGTCGGCAGGGTCTCGCCGCTATGCCAGGGCAGGGGATAGGGCGTGAACGCCAGCGCGGTAATGAAAAACAGCGCGAACACCAGAAGCGCGATCGAAAGTCCCCGCGGCTGGGAGGCGAACGAGATGATCACCGGAACGCAGATCAGCGGCGCAAACGGATTGGCCAGCCCGCCGGTGATGAAGAGCAGAGCCGCAAGCTGGAACAGATCGAGCCCGAGCACGGCGAATGCGGCGAGCGGCTCCAGCCGATAGGTCGGCGGGAAGGTGACGGACAACAGGAAGTTTGCCGCCGCGAGCGCCCCGATCAACGCCACGCTCGTGGTGAATGGCAGCGGATATTCCAGAAGAAAGGCGACGATGAAGACCGTGATGCTCTGTCCCGCTACCGCCAGCCAGCGCAGGCGCACCAGTGTCTGCAGTCTCAACCTCCGGCTCGAGGGTCCGAAATGTCTCGCCACATCCTGCGTCGGCTTTATCATGCAGGGTCTCTCCTTTGCTCTGTCACGGCATCACGTACCACGCGGCTTTGCGCGTGTCGTCGGTGCTGCATCGGCCGGGTTTTCCGGCCAGGGGTGTTTCGGATAACGCCCGCGCATGTCGCTGCGCACATCCTTCCATGATCCGGCCCAGAAACCCGGCAGGTCCCGTGTCGTCTGGATCGGCCGGTGCGCCGGCGAGGTCAGCTCCAGCAACAGCGGAAGCCTGCCGCCGCCGATCGCCGGGTGGGATTTCAGGCCGAACAGTTCCTGCACCCGGATCGCGAGCGTCGGTTCGTTTCCGTCGTAGCGGATCGGATGGCTCTGCCCGGTCGGGGCGGTGAAGTGTGTCGGAGCCAGCTTTTCAAGATCGCGCTGCACCTCGTGCGGGACGAGTGACATCAGCCCGTCGAAAAGGGAACCCGGTGCGATATCGTCGATACCGCGCACATTGGTCTGGAACGGGATAAACCAGTCGGCAAGTCGGTCAAGAAGTGCGTCGTCTCCGATATCCGGCCACGGCTCGCCGATGCTGCGGTGAAGGAAGCCGATGCGCTGCCGCAATTGTTCCCCAGCCTTGGAGAAGGGCAGGGCGGACAGTCCAAGCTGCCTGACCCCATCGGCAAGCGCCCGGGCGGCTTCCGCACCGGCTGGCTTGGGGAGGGGTGTCTCGTCAAACACGATGGCGCCAAGCCGTGTTGACCGTCGGGCTCGCACCTGCCGGCTCGGCGGATCGAAGAAGCATTCGTCCGCGGTCCGGATAGCCTCCGGCATCAGTTCGTCGATATCATCGCGACGGATTTCGGCGGCTGCCAGCACCCGGCCTCGCGCCGCCTGGCCGGTCAGGTCGGCGATCACCAGCATACGCGAGCCGGCAAGCCGGTCGGTTTCCTCGATCTCGGCGCCACGGCCGTTCGCCATGACGAAACGCCCCCGCGCACCTCGGGAAAGGGCGATCCGGTCGGGATAGGCATGGATCAGCAGGCGACCGGCGGTCGTACGTGCACCCTGAGGCCCCGTGCTGCGCAGGCTGCCGGCGATTCTTTCGGCAAGTTTGCGGGCTGCCGAAGCACGTTCGCCCTTCTCCTGTTCGAAGCGGCGCAGGCGCTCTTCCAGATCGAGGCTGGAGCCGCCGAGCCCTTGTTCGGTGAGGAGCACGGCAAGACGCGCGGCTTCCGCGGCCTGTCCATTCTCCGCAGCAGCAAGCACCATGGCGGAAAGTCGCGCGGGCAGGGCGAGATCACGCATCGTGCGCCCCTTGGCGGTGAGCGCTCCCGTCTTGTCAAGCGCACCCAGCATCTGCAGGAGGTTCTTCGCCTCGTTCCAGGCGGCGGCCGGCGGCGGATCGATGAAGCGCAGGCCATCCGGCTCCAGAACGCCCCAATGCGCCATGTCGAGAACGAGGTTGGAAAGATCGCTTGCAAGGATTTCCGGCGGCGTAAATGCCGGGAGAGCAGCCGTTTGTCCCTGATGCCAGAGACGGATGGCGATGCCGGGTTCCGTTCGTCCGGCGCGACCGGCGCGCTGGTCGGCGGATGCGCGCGAAACCCTGACCGTTTCAAGCCGTGTAATGCCGGTCGACGGCTCGAAGACCGGCAGCCGCTGAAGCCCGCTGTCGATGACGATCCTGACGCCGTCAATGGTAATGGAGGTCTCGGCGATGGAGGTCGCCAGCACCACCTTCCGCGTGCCGGGCGCAGCCGGCCGGATCGCCTCGTCCTGTTCCTTCTGCGAGAGGTTTCCGTAAAGCGGTACGACATGGGTCGATGACGTGACCTTGCCGTCGAGCCGCTCGGCCACGCGGCGGATCTCCGCCTGTCCCGGCAGGAAGGCGAGGATCGAGCCCGTTTCCTGGTCGAGCGAAGTGGAAATGGCCGAGGTCACGGCATCCTCGATGCGCGTGCCGCCCGGCCTGTCCTGATGGCGGATGTCGATCGGGAAGCTTCGCCCTTCACTGATAATGACGGGAGGATTGTCGAGAAGGGCCGCGACACGTTCGATGTCGAGGGTTGCCGACATTACGAGGATCCTGAGGTCGGGCCTCAGGGCAGCCTGGGCATCGAGCGCCAGCGCCAGACCGAAATCCGCATCGAGCGATCTTTCATGGAATTCATCGAACAGGACCGCAGCGATGCCTTCGAGTTCGGGATCCTCGAGGATCATGCGGGCGAAGACGCCCTCCGTCACCACCTCGATCCGCGTGCGTGCCGACACGCGATTGTCGAGCCGCATGCGATAGCCGACGGTCTCGCCGACGCTTTCGCCGATTAGGCTTGCCATACGGCTCGCTGCTGCCCGTGCCGCGAGACGTCGCGGTTCGAGCAGGATGATACGGCCATCCCCCCGCCATGGCTGTTCCAGAAGATGGATCGGCACGAGCGTGGTCTTGCCCGCTCCCGGAGGGGCCGAAAGCACGGCGCAGTTCTCCCGGGCGAGTGCTTCAGCGAGATCGGCAAGCTTTTCCGAGACCGGGAGGCTGGGCAGATTGAATGGCATCAGGTTTCCGTCTTGAAGCGCGCAGTAACCGCCTCATAGGCAAGGATGGCTCCGGCAAGGTCCTCTAGCGCCGCACCCACCGACTTGAACAGGGTGACTTCGTGATTGGCGATACGGCCCCGGTGCCGGCCGGCCGCAAGATCGAACAGATCGGCCTTGATATCGGTCTCGCGAATGGTCCCGGCCTTCAGAGGTTGCAGAATATCGCCGGCCTCGCTCATCGCGCCTTCGCGCGTATCGACGAAGATGGTTGCGCGCCGCACCGCCTCGTCGTCACTCTCCCGCATGGTCGGCTTGAACGCACCGATGAGATCGAGGTGCGCGCCGGGTTTCAGCCAGGCGCCGTGAACCAACGGTTCGCTCGAAAGAGTGGCGCAGGAAATGATGTCGGCTTCTCGCGCTGCCGCTTCCAGATCCGTACAGGCGGTGGCGTCGAAACCCATCTCCCTTGCGTCAGCGGCGGTCTTTTCCGCATTGGCCGGATTTCGGCCCCAGATCCTGACGCTGGTTATCGGGCGCATTATCGAATGCGCCTGCATGAGATTGAGGGAAAGGCGTCCGGTGCCGACAACGAGGAGCCGGTTTGCATCCTCACGCGCGAGATAGCCGGCGGCTAGAGCAGACGTTGCGGCAGTGCGACGGGCGGTTAGCTCACCGCCATCGACCACAGCGAGCATCTTTCCGGTCTTTCCCGAAGAAAGGAGATAGCTGCCATAAATGGCGGGTAGACCACGCAGATGGTTGTCGGGGAAGACCGAAAGCAGCTTGATACCTATATAGTCGCCAGGCACCCAGGCTGGCATCAGCAGAAGAGTAGCCGCCGCCTCGCCGGGCACCTCTACCTCATGATGGTGACGGACCGGCGTCACGCAATGGCTGCGGAACATCCGCTCGATCGCATTGGTCAGCTCGTCCCATTTCAGCGCTTCCGCGGTTTCGGTTTCGTGCAGCACCAGCATGATCTTCTCCTCTTTTATGTGCGCCGACACTAGCAAGTGGGCCATTCCGTTCAAGCGACAATGCTCTGAGGGCGCTTTCCTCCGGCCTGCTGGGCCTGCGGTCTGATATAGGTGACGTACCGAGGACTTTCCTTTGAGGTGTTTTCGGTCGGAAATGTCGCATTCACGTAATATTCCTTTTCCGATCAATAGCTTGCCTGAATTTTATAATTTTTGTGATAGTTGGTGTTGACTTGTTTGTGGGGGTAGGATTATACATCCGCTCACTGACGAGGGCGGCGGCGCTGCTGGCGACGAAGTTACTCGTTCTGAAGAAATCATGGAAATTGGCTGAGATGCTGATGGGTTGCCTGGTCTTCGGGTTGGGCGGAATGATTTTTTGACGGCTTTGATGTCGTCTGTTTTTTGACAATTGAAGATGGAAGAAAGAGAAACGTGGACGGCGGTCTTGCGTGATCGGGGAAGGAATTTCCTGATTTGGAAGACAAGATGACGGTCACGTTTTGATATGAGAACACCCTGTTTTTTGCTTTAGGGCGAAGGACGGAAGTGAGTTCTCGTCGATTCAGAACATACAGTGATTAGTCTAGATTGAATTCTCAACTTGAGAGTTTGATCCTGGCTCAGAACGAACGCTGGCGGCAGGCTTAACACATGCAAGTCGAGCGCGTAGCAATACGAGCGGCAGACGGGTGAGTAACGCGTGGGAATCTACCGTACCCTACGGAATAACGCATGGAAACGTGTGCTAATACCGTATACGCCCTACGGGGGAAAGATTTATCGGGGTATGATGAGCCCGCGTTGGATTAGCTAGTTGGTGGGGTAAAGGCCTACCAAGGCGACGATCCATAGCTGGTCTGAGAGGATGATCAGCCACATTGGGACTGAGACACGGCCCAAACTCCTACGGGAGGCAGCAGTGGGGAATATTGGACAATGGGCGCAAGCCTGATCCAGCCATGCCGCGTGAGTGATGAAGGCCTTAGGGTTGTAAAGCTCTTTCACCGGTGAAGATAATGACGGTAACCGGAGAAGAAGCCCCGGCTAACTTCGTGCCAGCAGCCGCGGTAATACGAAGGGGGCTAGCGTTGTTCGGAATTACTGGGCGTAAAGCGCATGTAGGCGGATATTTAAGTCAGGGGTGAAATCCCAGAGCTCAACTCTGGAACTGCCTTTGATACTGGGTATCTTGAGTATGGAAGAGGTAAGTGGAATTCCGAGTGTAGAGGTGAAATTCGTAGATATTCGGAGGAACACCAGTGGCGAAGGCGGCTTACTGGTCCATTACTGACGCTGAGGTGCGAAAGCGTGGGGAGCAAACAGGATTAGATACCCTGGTAGTCCACGCCGTAAACGATGAATGTTAGCCGTCGGGCAGTTGACTGTTCGGTGGCGCAGCTAACGCATTAAACATTCCGCCTGGGGAGTACGGTCGCAAGATTAAAACTCAAAGGAATTGACGGGGGCCCGCACAAGCGGTGGAGCATGTGGTTTAATTCGAAGCAACGCGCAGAACCTTACCAGCTCTTGACATCCGGGTCGCGGACAGTGGAGACATTGTCCTTCAGTTAGGCTGGACCCAGGACAGGTGCTGCATGGCTGTCGTCAGCTCGTGTCGTGAGATGTTGGGTTAAGTCCCGCAACGAGCGCAACCCTCGCCCTTAGTTGCCAGCATTTGGTTGGGCACTCTAAGGGGACTGCCGGTGATAAGCCGAGAGGAAGGTGGGGATGACGTCAAGTCCTCATGGCCCTTACGGGCTGGGCTACACACGTGCTACAATGGTGGTGACAGTGGGCAGCGAGACCGCGAGGTCGAGCTAATCTCCAAAAGCCATCTCAGTTCGGATTGCACTCTGCAACTCGAGTGCATGAAGTTGGAATCGCTAGTAATCGCGGATCAGCATGCCGCGGTGAATACGTTCCCGGGCCTTGTACACACCGCCCGTCACACCATGGGAGTTGGTTTTACCCGAAGGTAGTGCGCTAACCGCAAGGAGGCAGCTAACCACGGTAGGGTCAGCGACTGGGGTGAAGTCGTAACAAGGTAGCCGTAGGGGAACCTGCGGCTGGATCACCTCCTTTCTAAGGAAGCCAGTTTTTTAAGTGGTTTTGGCAAACCTTTCCTGTTCTTCGAACAGGGGTGCCAAAACGGGCCATACGGCACACTTTAAAACCGCTTTTTAGAACAAGATCGGACCAGTCAGGTCACGATCGCAACGTAATACGCCGGGACACTGCTTGCAGGTCTGCGGTATGGCGCAAACCGCCGTCTACGTTTCTCTTTCTTCGCAAGGATATACGAACCACGCCCGCTCGGCGGTCGCGTGCTGACCGGAATGGGCCCGTAGCTCAGGTGGTTAGAGCGCACGCCTGATAAGCGTGAGGTCGGCAGTTCGAGTCTGCCCGGGCCCACCATTACGATTGGCAAGACCGATCTTGGTTGGGAATAGGCGGTCGATCGAAAGGTTGGGGCTGTAGCTCAGCTGGGAGAGCACCTGCTTTGCAAGCAGGGGGTCAGCGGTTCGATCCCGCTCAGCTCCACCAATATTTTTGTCCTGACGCTGTCGCGGCTTTGCCGCTTTGCTCCGGACGGGCCGCCGAACCCACGGGTCAAGCCCGAGGGCAGGCTGGCGACGCGCGATTGCGCTGTATTGGTGGATTGAATTGGCAGATATCCTTGGAAGAAAAAAACGTTTTGCACCTGGCGGTAAGCCTTGTGCCTGTTCTGCATACATTGTGAAGAGAAGATTGATCCGGATCGAGGGTAACCTCGATGCCTCAAGGATCGTTTGTTGTTCAGGGCTTGCCCTGTCTGGCGGACGATCTGGTGGATGGTTTGCTAACCGCACATCCCTGGATTTGATCTCGAGAAGCTGGTCTTAAGATCTGGCACAAGTGAGCTGCTCGGCGTAGCTCCAATAAAGTGACCGGATCGAACACGTCGATGGCATCATGAATGATGCGGTTGTAAAAGGTAACCGCGTCTCTGGTCCGGCAAGCTCAGGTTTGCCCGGATAGTCAGATTTGGAACCCCTTCGAGCGCAAGCGAGGAGGATAGGAATTCCAAATCCAGTAAGTGATGAGCATTGGCAATGAGAACGATTAAGTGTCGTAAGGGCATTTGGTGGATGCCTTGGCATGCACAGGCGAAGAAGGACGTGATACGCTGCGATAAGCCGTGGGGAGCTGCGAATGAGCTTTGATCCATGGATCTCCGAATGGGGAAACCCACCTTAAATACCTAGAAAATCTGTTCTGTGGCTTTTGGCCTGCATGGGGCTTCCCATACAGGGCGTGAGCCCGTCGGCGTTTTTACGCCGTGCCGTCCGCAGCGAAGCGATCTGAAAGATCGCGACAGCGGTAAGGACAGAAGAGGTTTCTAGGTATTGTTATAAGGTATCTTACCTTCGAATACATAGGGGTAAGAAGCGAACGCAGGGAACTGAAACATCTAAGTACCTGCAGGAAAGGACATCAACCGAGACTCCGCAAGTAGTGGCGAGCGAACGCGGACCAGGCCAGTGGCAATGCAGAATAAAGTCGAACCCTCTGGAAAGTTGGGCCATAGCGGGTGACAGCCCCGTAGACGTAGAACATGCATTGTCCTTGAGTAAGGCGGGACACGTGAAATCCTGTCTGAACATGGGGAGACCACTCTCCAAGCCTAAGTACTCGTGCATGACCGATAGCGAACAAGTACCGTGAGGGAAAGGTGAAAAGCACCCCGACAAGGGGAGTGAAATAGAACCTGAAACCGGATGCCTACAAGCAGTTGGAGGCCGCAAGGCTGACAGCGTACCTTTTGTATAATGGGTCAACGACTTAGTGTAGCGAGCAAGCTTAAGCCGGTAGGTGTAGGCGTAGCGAAAGCGAGTCTGAACAGGGCGTTCAGTTCGTTGCATTAGACCCGAAACCGAGTGATCTAGCCATGAGCAGGTTGAAGGTTGGGTAACACCAACTGGAGGACCGAACCCGCATCTGTTGCAATAGATTGGGATGACTTGTGGCTAGGGGTGAAAGGCCAATCAAACTCGGAGATAGCTGGTTCTCCGCGAAATCTATTTAGGTAGAGCGTCGACCGAATACCCTCGGGGGTAGAGCACTGGATGGGCTATGGGGACTCACCGTCTTACTGATCCTAACCAAACTCCGAATACCGAGGAGTACTAGTCGGCAGACACACGGCGGGTGCTAACGTCCGTCGTGAAAAGGGCAACAACCCTGACCTCCAGCTAAGGTCCCCAAGTCATGGCTAAGTGGGAAAGGATGTGAGGATCCCAAAACAACCAGGATGTTGGCTTAGAAGCAGCCATCATTTAAAGAAAGCGTAACAGCTCACTGGTCTAAATAAGGGTCTTTGCGCCGAAAATGTAACGGGGCTAAAGCCATGCACCGAAGCTGAGGATGTGGATTTATCCACGTGGTAGCGGAGCGTTCCGTAAGTCTGTGAAGGGGTATCCGTGAGGAGCCCTGGAGATATCGGAAGTGCGAATGTTGACATGAGTAACGATAAAGGGAGTGAGAGACTCCCTCGCCGAAAGACCAAGGGTTCCTGCTTAAAGTTAATCTGAGCAGGGTTAGCCGGCCCCTAAGACGAGGCGGACACGCGTAGTCGATGGGAACCACGTTAATATTCGTGGGCCTGGTGGTAGTGACGGATTGCACAAGTTGTTCTGGTTTATTGGATTATCAGGGCAGCGGAGCGGTTCCAGGAAATAGCTCCACCGTATAGACCGTACCCGAAACCGACACAGGTGGTCAGGTAGAGTATACCAAGGCGCTTGAGAGAACTATGCTGAAGGAACTCGGCAAATTGCACGCGTAACTTCGGAAGAAGCGTGACCCCTTTTGACGCAAGTCAGATGGGGTGGCACAGACCAGGGGGTAGCGACTGTTTATCAAAAACACAGGGCTCTGCGAAGTCGCAAGACGACGTATAGGGTCTGACGCCTGCCCGGTGCTGGAAGGTTAAGAGGAGAGGTGCAAGCTTTGAATCGAAGCCCCAGTAAACGGCGGCCGTAACTATAACGGTCCTAAGGTAGCGAAATTCCTTGTCGGGTAAGTTCCGACCTGCACGAATGGCGTAACGACTTCCCCGCTGTCTCCAGCATAGACTCAGTGAAATTGAATTCCCCGTGAAGATGCGGGGTTCCTGCGGTTAGACGGAAAGACCCCGTGCACCTTTACTATAGCTTTACACTGGCATTCGTGTCGGCATGTGTAGGATAGGTGGTAGGCTTTGAAGCTTGGACGCCAGTTTGAGTGGAGCCATCCTTGAAATACCACCCTTATCGTCATGGATGTCTAACCGCGGTCCGTTATCCGGATCCGGGACAGTGTATGGTGGGTAGTTTGACTGGGGCGGTCGCCTCCGAAAGAGTAACGGAGGCGCGCGATGGTGGGCTCAGAGCGGTCGGAAATCGCTCGTCGAGTGCAATGGCATAAGCCCGCCTGACTGCGAGACTGACAAGTCGAGCAGAGACGAAAGTCGGTCATAGTGATCCGGTGGTCCCGCGTGGAAGGGCCATCGCTCAACGGATAAAAGGTACGCCGGGGATAACAGGCTGATGACCCCCAAGAGTCCATATCGACGGGGTTGTTTGGCACCTCGATGTCGGCTCATCGCATCCTGGGGCTGGAGCAGGTCCCAAGGGTTTGGCTGTTCGCCAATTAAAGCGGTACGTGAGCTGGGTTCAGAACGTCGTGAGACAGTTCGGTCCCTATCTGCCGTGGGTGTAGGAATATTGACAGGATCTGTCCCTAGTACGAGAGGACCGGGATGGA
The window above is part of the Rhizobium sp. ACO-34A genome. Proteins encoded here:
- a CDS encoding two-component system response regulator — encoded protein: MTEFASSGSKSDIATNIDESIGPDPSLLIVDDDAPFLRRLARAMETRGFAVDMAASVAEGIAKSKATPPKYAVIDLRLGDGNGLDVIEAIREKRSDTRIVVLTGYGNIATAVTAVKLGALDYLSKPADADDIFLALTQRPGEKAEVPENPMSADRVRWEHIQRVYESCDRNVSETARRLNMHRRTLQRILAKRAPK
- a CDS encoding two-component sensor histidine kinase, translating into MIKPTQDVARHFGPSSRRLRLQTLVRLRWLAVAGQSITVFIVAFLLEYPLPFTTSVALIGALAAANFLLSVTFPPTYRLEPLAAFAVLGLDLFQLAALLFITGGLANPFAPLICVPVIISFASQPRGLSIALLVFALFFITALAFTPYPLPWHSGETLPTHPVMQLGIWFSITSMMTFAAFYAYRVSQEAALLADALSATELILQREKHLSQLDGLAAAAAHELGTPLATISVVAKEMERELGNDERFGEDVQLLRSQSERCRDILRRLTSLPSENEEHMRRLPLSSMIEEVLAPNREFGVKLELVEKSDRSKEPIGVRNAGILYGLGNLVENAIDFARDKVTVTVEHDASKVVITIEDDGEGYSADVLQRIGEPYVTSRQRDDKAGGLGLGLFIAKTLLERSGATLRFENGGPDRPGARVRIAWPRGLMDAGR
- a CDS encoding ATP-dependent helicase HrpB codes for the protein MPFNLPSLPVSEKLADLAEALARENCAVLSAPPGAGKTTLVPIHLLEQPWRGDGRIILLEPRRLAARAAASRMASLIGESVGETVGYRMRLDNRVSARTRIEVVTEGVFARMILEDPELEGIAAVLFDEFHERSLDADFGLALALDAQAALRPDLRILVMSATLDIERVAALLDNPPVIISEGRSFPIDIRHQDRPGGTRIEDAVTSAISTSLDQETGSILAFLPGQAEIRRVAERLDGKVTSSTHVVPLYGNLSQKEQDEAIRPAAPGTRKVVLATSIAETSITIDGVRIVIDSGLQRLPVFEPSTGITRLETVRVSRASADQRAGRAGRTEPGIAIRLWHQGQTAALPAFTPPEILASDLSNLVLDMAHWGVLEPDGLRFIDPPPAAAWNEAKNLLQMLGALDKTGALTAKGRTMRDLALPARLSAMVLAAAENGQAAEAARLAVLLTEQGLGGSSLDLEERLRRFEQEKGERASAARKLAERIAGSLRSTGPQGARTTAGRLLIHAYPDRIALSRGARGRFVMANGRGAEIEETDRLAGSRMLVIADLTGQAARGRVLAAAEIRRDDIDELMPEAIRTADECFFDPPSRQVRARRSTRLGAIVFDETPLPKPAGAEAARALADGVRQLGLSALPFSKAGEQLRQRIGFLHRSIGEPWPDIGDDALLDRLADWFIPFQTNVRGIDDIAPGSLFDGLMSLVPHEVQRDLEKLAPTHFTAPTGQSHPIRYDGNEPTLAIRVQELFGLKSHPAIGGGRLPLLLELTSPAHRPIQTTRDLPGFWAGSWKDVRSDMRGRYPKHPWPENPADAAPTTRAKPRGT
- a CDS encoding ornithine cyclodeaminase (catalyzes the formation of L-proline from L-ornithine); this encodes MLVLHETETAEALKWDELTNAIERMFRSHCVTPVRHHHEVEVPGEAAATLLLMPAWVPGDYIGIKLLSVFPDNHLRGLPAIYGSYLLSSGKTGKMLAVVDGGELTARRTAATSALAAGYLAREDANRLLVVGTGRLSLNLMQAHSIMRPITSVRIWGRNPANAEKTAADAREMGFDATACTDLEAAAREADIISCATLSSEPLVHGAWLKPGAHLDLIGAFKPTMRESDDEAVRRATIFVDTREGAMSEAGDILQPLKAGTIRETDIKADLFDLAAGRHRGRIANHEVTLFKSVGAALEDLAGAILAYEAVTARFKTET